The genomic DNA CCGCCTCGATGATGCGCAGGCCCGCGTCCAGCTCCGCCTCGCTCATCGTGAGGGGCGGCAGCAGGCGGATGTTGTTGCCGTACGTGCCGGTCGACAGCAGGATGAGACCCTGTTCGCGGGTCTCGTCGACGATGGCGTCGACGGTGCGCGCGTCTGGGGTGCGGCCGTCCTCGCCGACGAACTCGAGGCCAAGCATGATGCCGAGGCCACGCACGTCGCCGATGTTGGGGAAGCGGGCCTTGAGTGCCTCCAGGCGCGGGCGGGCGATCTCCCCGAGCCTCGCGGCGTGGTCGGCGACGCGGTCCTCCGCGAACACGTCGAGCGTCGCCAGTGCGGCGGCGCACGCGGTCGGGTTGCCGCCGAAGGTCGTGCCGAGCATGCCCGGGTCGAGGGCGTCCATGATGTGCGCCTTGCCGACGGCCGCGGCGATGGGGAACCCGGAGCCGAGGCCCTTGGCCACGGCCACCAGGTCCGGCTCGAGCCCGTGATGCTCGACCGCCCACATCTTGCCCGTGCGGCCGACGCCGGCCTGGACCTCATCGTCGATCCAGAGGGCGCCGATCTCGTCGGCGTACTTACGCAGGCCCGCGAGGAAGTTGGCCGGCGCCGGGATGAACCCGCCCTCGCCCGCGACGGGCTCGATGATGAACGCCGCCACCTCGCTCTCCCCGATGGAGTACTTGACCTGGTTCTTGAGCGCCCTCAGGGCGGCCTCGCCGGTCTCCTCGGGGGTCTTGGCGCCCCACGGGTTGCGGAAGTGATAGGGGTACTCGGCGCGGTAGACCTCGCCGGCGCGCATGACGAAGCCCGTCTTGTACGGCTTCGCCTTGTTCGTCAGGGACATGGCCATGTAGGTCCGGCCGTGGAAGGCCTGGGTGAAGGCCACGATGCCGGCGCGCTTGGTGTAGGCGCGCGCGATCTTCACCGTGTTCTCGACGGCTTCCGCCCCCGAGTTGACGAGGAACGACTTCTTGGGCGTGGGGCCGGGGGCGCTGGCGTTGAGCCTCTCGGCGAGCTCGACGTACGACGGGTGCATGCCGACGGCGAAGCACAGGTGCTGGAACTCGGCGGCGGCCTGCTGAACGGCCGCCACCACGCGCGGGTGCGAATGCCCCAGGTTCATGACCGCGATGCCGCTGG from Trueperaceae bacterium includes the following:
- a CDS encoding aspartate aminotransferase family protein, which translates into the protein MSNKELAARRRAAVTPAAQSVHPFYPVRAKGSYVWDADGKKYLDFSSGIAVMNLGHSHPRVVAAVQQAAAEFQHLCFAVGMHPSYVELAERLNASAPGPTPKKSFLVNSGAEAVENTVKIARAYTKRAGIVAFTQAFHGRTYMAMSLTNKAKPYKTGFVMRAGEVYRAEYPYHFRNPWGAKTPEETGEAALRALKNQVKYSIGESEVAAFIIEPVAGEGGFIPAPANFLAGLRKYADEIGALWIDDEVQAGVGRTGKMWAVEHHGLEPDLVAVAKGLGSGFPIAAAVGKAHIMDALDPGMLGTTFGGNPTACAAALATLDVFAEDRVADHAARLGEIARPRLEALKARFPNIGDVRGLGIMLGLEFVGEDGRTPDARTVDAIVDETREQGLILLSTGTYGNNIRLLPPLTMSEAELDAGLRIIEAAVAKVVGEPVPA